In Camelina sativa cultivar DH55 chromosome 17, Cs, whole genome shotgun sequence, the genomic stretch TTGGTTGGTCACATTTATGTATGTGATGTACAACAACGCTAGAACTATATGATGAATTACTCTGTCAgctaaaatgtaaaatgcaagCGTCCTTTATAGAAACcacaaagttaaaaatgagTATTGTGACTAGCACAACAAGGGGTGGTGGCGCAGTTGGCTAGCGCGTAGGTCTCATAGCTACTGAGTGATCCTGAGGTCGAGAGTTCGAGCCTCTCTCACCCCAAATATCTTTTTGCTCGttcaaaatgatttttattttctcaagaTGGTTTAGGAATTAGGACATTGACCGATTTTTCCGGCACATATTTGCATTGAAAGATAAGATAAAGACAACGCTGATGTAGTACGCAGCTACTAATTAATCATTGGGAAGTTTTTCCCTCGAAGGTGATACAAGTCGTCAAACTTGGATGGATGTGGTTTATACATGAAGTACAAGTTCTACTTTGTAAGATATATCATATAAGATtttcagaaggaaaaaaacgCAGTGGGATGTTCCACATCTAGCATATTTACACAATTTCAATTTCTTAGCATATGCAAACTTTAAAGCTTAGTTTGTAGCTATGCACCACTCTAAGACTGACTTCATTGCAGAATCATAGTAGAAACTCCCGCATTCTAACGGGTCTCTTCACAGCATTTGTGAAACCCTGTACGTGTAAAGCATACACATCAGTGTCAATATTTCGAATCTGACTTAAAGTTTGAAtgtctttatgtttttatatagcTATCTTAAAATCATCCTTGAGAAGTTTTTGGTTGGCTGCAAGTGTGACATACCTCGTTAAACTTGAAGAGAAGAGGTCGTGAATCTCTTTTTGCAGTTGCTCGCTTTTGTACATCCTCTGGATCTTCATAATCTTTCCTGGACTTCCTAAACCTGTTCTTACCACACAAATATGCGATTAGTTTATGTTCATGATTTATTTACACTGAACCGTCTGGTTGAAAATGACTCAGATGAGACTCTATTCATCCACCACTTTGGGCGATAATAGCCTGGGATATTATGAAGTTCAAGCTACACTCTAAATTCTTTAATTACCTGTCGAAGAAATTATGGGCGGTGCGAGATGCCTTTTTCACATCACTCGTATTCGGTTTTGAAGTTGTGGCAATCCCAACTGGGACCGACGAAGGTTTAGAGGTAACTGGATTTCGTTGACTTTCATTTGGTGCAGCATTCGTTTTCCTCGCTAAGTCTTGATTTATCTTCTTAATTTCAGGTTTGTTCAAGATCCCCAaacttcctccacttgcttgcaATATCTTTTGCTTCTCAACctgtttttttaacatttatatgaAAATCAAGAAGATCTTCATGCGACTAAAGCCACAAATCTATAACACGTTCCGTGGAAGAAGATGTGACTTACTTCATGTACCAACACTTGTTTCATCGCCAAGGTGAGTATATGATGTTTAAATTGGTGACCCTGTCAAATGTTGGAAAGGCGATGAGTATTATCCCCAAAAGTAGAATTTGGTGGATAGATGCTAGgggaaaagaaacagaaacaaaaccttaaaactaatgAACTCAAATAGATGTGGATCTAATGCAAGAAGTGAAGCATCTGAAGCAGCTGCCTTCCTGAGGCTACTCAGAGCAGGATCAGATTTCACATTCTTATAAGTCAAAGAATAAGAACACATAAGCATGACCAAACCCGCCAGTTGATCCTTTTGCCTATCTGATAGCAAATGTGATGCCACCTGAGGATCATAGCAAGATGTTATCCATAGAAGAGCAGCATTAATTGATGTAAGGTGGCACAGTAAACCGCGAAGGGAACAGAgaatacaaagaaaaatcaacAGCCAATAGATGAAGACATACCGGTCTAAGAGTTGGGGGAGAAAGAATATGCAATAGCGGGGAAACAGAGTCTTCTACGAAAGACTTGATTGACAAATGCCTCCCAATATAGGGAGGTATCTTGTGGTGCCAAGACCGCAGAGACTCCTGCTTTTCCACTAAAAGTGTTCGACATCTGGTACATTTGATATTGAGAAGTACTCGTAAGGAGGAATGCTTGAAATGTTTCgtaatcaaaaagagatgacaCCAAAATCACCTGTGGTATGACTTAGGCCACTCAATAATTGGTTTTTGAATCTGGGCCACACGACGGTGAATAGGTATCACAAGGCTAGGAAAGTAAACTGCGTCACAAGTTAATGGAAAAACAGTGTTATTTCTAAGAATCAGTAATCATTTAGAGCTTTAAAGGCTTTACCGTAGAGAGGCATATGCTGGGTGCGCATGATGTATCGATGCAGCAAATCAGAAGTTCCAAGACCGTCCAAACAGCtaatctttaaattaaaaaggatTACCATAACGTTATTTACAGAACATAACCGCACTAACAtacaggaaaaagaaaaagaaaaaaaaaacagtcataGGGCACTGGAAATCATCATTAGCCTTACTGTCTTGTCCATCACCGGATCATGGTAGTGGAGCTGCAAAATGTTTTCATGTATACCATCGAATATTAAATCATAATCACCCCTGCACGTTCAGTTAATACATAAGcatgaaggagaaaaagacaaaGCAGAAAAGTTACGAAATatgaaagagaaaaatcatTGTCTTGTACATACCGACTAGATACGATATTGTGTAAGAAGTCAAAATTTTTGGCCTCACTGCCAGAAGCGTCATTAGATCGATCTCGTTTCATTTTTCTCGTGGTGAATATCTGAAGGGAAGAAGCAAGCTTGGATACAAAATGAAGAGATCTGTAAACAAAGATTGCTTTGATAATTTGATTGAGCTTAAAGTACCTCTTTCCAGATATCAAACAGACTCTTTGACATGTCTTTCCGCCCAACAACTTGGGATCCAATGTCAATCTGAAATAGAAAGCACGTGGTGGTACTAAGCTTATCAGAAGGTTCAATTTCCAAGAATGGAAAACTAAATAGAAGATTAATTGCCTAAAGaacaaaattgttgaaaaaacgGCTTCAGTATTCCTAACTAACTCATTAAATGCATAAAAGTAACTGGTTTTCAAAGCAAATGACTCATAGGATCATCAAGAGATCTTCTATTTCAGTTGGCAAGGCACCAAGCAGCTTTTTCTCCTCCGTTGAAAGTCTAATGAACTAAGATTTTCCACTGAAGTATTATTCAAATCGAAAGCAGAAAACAGACACAAGTGCTAGAAGGGCATCGAAGTCTCACCACATTGAgggtttctttccttttgttgaGAAATTGCAGAGTGTTCAAGCAAGAGCGTATGTCACAATCTGTAACCACCAAATATGAAGGCAAAAGAGAATCTTTTAGGAAACAAATACATGACTAATTTCTTCTCTaagaaaatcaataattatatgagATCAAAACTTGTGGCAATAGATCAAACTAAGAACCAACTTTAAGGGAGAAAGTTACCAGTGAACTCTGCAAGAGCACTAAGAGCGAATGATCTTGCTTTCATCCCTTCCATATTACAAATATACTTGAGCCTATTATCATTTGCACATTTTAGTAAGTCGATTGATAGATAAATCAAGTCGGGGACAAATCTTGACTTTAATTTGAATACAGTTCACTGGCTCTTATATAAATGACTAGATAACCATGATAGCAATGAGATGTGCGGCATCATTTCATACTAAATCACTAAGGTACTATATTAACGAATTTAGTCACATCCTGGCTCCCAATTCAGAGTGGAAGCTATTATTACATATGACTGACAGTTGGACTAATACAAATGGCCGTACCCtcaccaaaatgaaacaaacaaaataaactattgtTAATAGTTCTTCGTTGCATGCAATAAAGTAAGAAATAGTTACCTGTTTACCACACGGCTCACTGTTGGTTGAACAAATATATGAACCCTGCAACAGAAGCATATGTTCTTATCATCATACTAAGAGAAGGTTTCGATAAATAAGCATATGATAAGCAGAAGTAACCAACACATATTTAAGACAATTCAACACTTTGAGCAGTATGCTCTAAGAAAAATAGTGCCTTCACCACGCAAACAGTAAAAAGAGACCTTGAACTTACTTTGCTATCTGTCGCAGAGGCCTAAGTGCTGGTGCATATAAATCATTACATATACAAATGATAGGTCTTGATAGTGGTGCTGTCCGGCGCTCTTTCTTCGAGGAAGTCTTCCCATTCTCTATATTTTCCTTGCCTGTAGCATGCTTTCGTTCTGCCAACACCTATGCAGCAAGGATACAATTATATACTAACAAATGCTAACACATAGCCCATCCCAAATTGGTCTCCAAAAGAGAATACAAATTCAAGAAATAATTGCGAGAATCAAAGGAGGTTTAGAGCTAGCAACGTAAGataacaaataaccaaaaaccTTTGTGCAGTTACTAAAACTGGGA encodes the following:
- the LOC104754615 gene encoding chromosome transmission fidelity protein 18 homolog, coding for MEFDIPLPEELELLEANSNYYEEEDDDYLNFEEPPYPYPIDGDEEKEEERVAQKEPHVRQSEPIDINGGKRPRSLISDPIVNLDEVSPASDKRSKIDNNRVEIEDEDWLRFSPVKEVVHVMEEEEEEEVIPKETILSRYASEIDGECFPITAPDGGERVYAKFCRALGDEEVKKLDVKAKSNGLIKDSISVLLQQSEKEAFYKALQTSSEDQNETISAETSVMHEKLWVEKYSPCSFTELLSDEQTNREVLLWLKQWDASVFGSEIRSTTEEVLSALKRHSTPSHHKKSDSSFTRKKQFNRWNKESVGYPKNADVSNSNTTDNIDLRSNKKLKLTGPPEQKILLLCGAPGLGKTTLAHIAAKHCGYRVVEINASDERSASAIETRILDVVQMNSVSADSRPKCLVIDEIDGALGDGKGAVDVILKMVLAERKHATGKENIENGKTSSKKERRTAPLSRPIICICNDLYAPALRPLRQIAKVHIFVQPTVSRVVNRLKYICNMEGMKARSFALSALAEFTDCDIRSCLNTLQFLNKRKETLNVIDIGSQVVGRKDMSKSLFDIWKEIFTTRKMKRDRSNDASGSEAKNFDFLHNIVSSRGDYDLIFDGIHENILQLHYHDPVMDKTISCLDGLGTSDLLHRYIMRTQHMPLYVYFPSLVIPIHRRVAQIQKPIIEWPKSYHRCRTLLVEKQESLRSWHHKIPPYIGRHLSIKSFVEDSVSPLLHILSPPTLRPVASHLLSDRQKDQLAGLVMLMCSYSLTYKNVKSDPALSSLRKAAASDASLLALDPHLFEFISFKGHQFKHHILTLAMKQVLVHEVEKQKILQASGGSLGILNKPEIKKINQDLARKTNAAPNESQRNPVTSKPSSVPVGIATTSKPNTSDVKKASRTAHNFFDRFRKSRKDYEDPEDVQKRATAKRDSRPLLFKFNEGFTNAVKRPVRMREFLL